The window CCGAACATGACGTGGTGACCTGTTTTTGTTGATCCTGCAATGCCTACTTGGGAAACGAGGATATTGTAAGGGCCGATTTCTACACTATGTGCAATTTGCACAAGATTATCGATCTTGGTGCCTTTTTTAATGAGGGTCTTTTTAAAGCGCGATCGATCGATTGTGGTATTGGCTCCAATTTCAACATCTTCTTCAATTTCCACAATACCCATCTGTTCTAGCTTAATATGCTCGCCTTTTTCATTTTGCGTGTATCCAAATCCGCAAGAACCAATAACAGCACCTGGTTGAATGATCACGCGATCGTGCAAAATAGAACCTTCTCTAAGTGTGACATTGGAAAAAATTTGGCAGTCTAGCCCTATTTGGCAGTGGGCAAAAATGGTGGTATTCCCATGGATAGTGGTGCCTTTTTTTATCACGACATGAGCGTCGATGATACAATTTGGACCAATGTTGACATCATCTTCAACTTGAGCTGTTGGATGGATTGTAGTTGTTTTATGGATGTTGGGAAAATAGGAACGTTTTTTTTCTCCATGAAAATAGGCAAGCATTTCTTGAAAAGCTTTAGTTGGATTGTCGGTTACAAGATAATTGCGGTTTGAATCCAATTCGATGTTGAGTTCTTTGGGTATGAAAACAGCTCCAGCATTGGATTGTTTCATCTGATTTAGATAATTGAGTTTGCCTAGAAAAAAGGTTAAAAATGAGATATCATTTGGAGTTGCAGTGTCTAAAGCATCCACTCCTGAGATGAGTGTTTTGGGGTCACCAATGAGTTTAGAGGACGTTTTATAAGCCACGTCCTCTAAAGTAAGTACTTTATTCATTTTCCACTTTTTCAGTTTCAGATTTTTCTTTTGTTTTATCAAATTCTACATCCATTTGATTGATCACCAAATCTGTAAAATCCATAGCTGGATCATGATAAAAAATGGTTTCTTTATTCACCACTAAAGAACATTTTTTTTCTCCAGCAACAACACCAGAAGCGCTATTTACATAGGAAAGTAATTCTTGTACCAATTTGCCTTGAGCTTGTTGCATCATTTCTTGAAATTGCATTTGAAATGCTCCAAGCTGCTGCTGCAGGGTCTCTTTTTCTCTTTTTAAATTGCCCTCTTCTTCTGGAGAAATGGCATCTAAATGGTCTGGATCACTCAGTTTTGCTTCGAGATCTTTCAACTTTTTATGAGCTTCTTCAAATTGACTAGATAATTTTTCATTTAACTCTTTCATCTCTTTTTGTTTTGCCATGCCAACTTTAGATTTTTCAAAACACTTAGCGAAATCTACAACGATCACAGGAAGATTTTCATTGGCTAAAAGCTTCATTGGGGCAAAGAGAAAAAACAGGGGTAAAAATGTAAGTAAAATTTTTTTCATCATAAAGTTCTCCTTTTAAGTTTTCATAACTGTAACAAAATATAGCATTCTACAAAAGAAAAAGATCAATATCGGAAAGGTTAATATTGAGCGCCGATACTAAAAAACCAATTTTTTACATTTCCTCTGTAGGGTTCATTGATAGGGTAGCCATACCCGAAAGTGAAGGGGAATTGGTTAAGAAGGTTCAAACGTATACCCACACCAACAGAAAGCCCCCAATTCCTTTGGATGGTCGCTTCATATTGCGATTCGTCTTTTTGGGCATTTTCTTTTTTAATTTGCAGATATTGAGGTGTTTGGACATCTTTAAACCAGCGCGTGTTTGTCAAAGCTCCTGCATCAAAAAACGCAAAGAATTGGAAGGTTTCAAAAATAGGATAAAAGAAAGGAATAGGGTAAATGTATTCAATGG is drawn from Chlamydiota bacterium and contains these coding sequences:
- the lpxD gene encoding UDP-3-O-acylglucosamine N-acyltransferase, whose translation is MNKVLTLEDVAYKTSSKLIGDPKTLISGVDALDTATPNDISFLTFFLGKLNYLNQMKQSNAGAVFIPKELNIELDSNRNYLVTDNPTKAFQEMLAYFHGEKKRSYFPNIHKTTTIHPTAQVEDDVNIGPNCIIDAHVVIKKGTTIHGNTTIFAHCQIGLDCQIFSNVTLREGSILHDRVIIQPGAVIGSCGFGYTQNEKGEHIKLEQMGIVEIEEDVEIGANTTIDRSRFKKTLIKKGTKIDNLVQIAHSVEIGPYNILVSQVGIAGSTKTGHHVMFGGQAAAVGHLEICAQSLIAARGAVAKSITKPGKYAGTPATDMNLWHRQIVTQKKLPSILKELKERIQKLESQLSENKSLSS